In a genomic window of Cytobacillus sp. FSL H8-0458:
- a CDS encoding ABC transporter ATP-binding protein: protein MNMAAEKNIILQVDRLKQYFPVKKDSIFKPKTYVKAVDDISFELFEGETLSIVGESGCGKSTTGRAILRLDEPTDGKVLYMGKDILTLNKKDMRKLRGDLQVIFQDPFASLNPRQTVKQILNEAMAIQNVVEKSKRKERMLELLGYVGLPPEALDRYPHEFSGGQRQRIGIARALAVNPKLIICDEAVSALDVSIQAQILNLLKKLQKQFKLTFLFISHDLSVVRHISDRVMVMYLGKVVEIAEKKEMFDSPLHPYTKALLSSIPVPDPTLKRDRVILKGDVPSPIDPPGGCRFHTRCPFAAEKCKQEEPPLRELVNNHFVSCHFAETLPV from the coding sequence ATGAACATGGCCGCAGAAAAAAATATCATCCTGCAGGTAGATCGATTAAAACAATATTTCCCGGTTAAAAAGGACTCTATCTTCAAGCCAAAGACATATGTAAAGGCGGTAGACGATATTTCATTTGAGCTTTTTGAAGGTGAAACATTAAGTATAGTCGGGGAGTCAGGCTGCGGGAAATCAACAACCGGACGTGCCATTTTAAGGCTTGATGAACCTACTGACGGAAAGGTTCTTTATATGGGGAAAGATATTTTAACGCTAAATAAAAAGGATATGAGAAAACTTAGAGGTGATTTGCAGGTAATATTTCAAGATCCTTTTGCTTCTCTTAATCCCCGTCAAACGGTGAAGCAAATTTTGAATGAAGCCATGGCCATTCAGAATGTGGTTGAAAAATCAAAGCGAAAGGAAAGAATGCTGGAACTGCTGGGCTATGTTGGACTTCCTCCAGAGGCGCTTGACAGATATCCGCATGAATTCAGCGGCGGCCAGCGCCAGCGCATTGGGATCGCCAGAGCATTGGCCGTCAATCCGAAATTAATCATTTGTGATGAAGCTGTATCTGCCCTGGATGTATCTATCCAGGCACAAATTCTCAATCTATTAAAGAAGCTGCAAAAGCAGTTTAAATTGACCTTTCTTTTTATCTCTCATGACCTTAGCGTCGTCAGGCATATTTCAGACCGGGTTATGGTGATGTATCTGGGAAAAGTGGTTGAGATTGCAGAGAAAAAAGAAATGTTCGATTCTCCGCTTCACCCGTATACAAAAGCGCTTCTCTCGTCAATTCCAGTCCCGGATCCAACTTTAAAAAGGGACCGTGTTATATTAAAAGGAGATGTACCATCGCCAATTGATCCTCCTGGAGGCTGCAGGTTCCATACACGCTGTCCTTTTGCTGCAGAAAAATGCAAACAGGAGGAACCTCCCCTTAGGGAGCTGGTTAATAATCACTTTGTAAGCTGTCATTTCGCTGAAACTCTTCCAGTTTAA
- a CDS encoding ABC transporter permease, whose protein sequence is MTVQVKTEQPEITVKTLISSKDSRIKDFLSILIQNKAALAGAIIIFVYLLMAAFAPLLAPYSPYEIDLENKLTPPSADHWMGTDDKGRDILSRILYGSRLSMGVGFAAVLFGAFFGIIFGLVAGYYGKWVDTIIMRMMDVMLAFPGILLALAIIAALGPSLINVTIAVGAFSVPLFARIVRGSTLEVKRLEYIDAIRSLGASDFVIIFKHIFPNILSPIIVQGTLRLATAILSAAGLSFLGLGAQPPSPEWGTMLSSGRDFLFSAPYIALFPGLAISILVLGFNIFGDGLRDAFDPRMKK, encoded by the coding sequence ATGACAGTTCAAGTAAAAACGGAGCAGCCAGAAATAACTGTAAAGACATTGATCAGCTCCAAAGATTCTAGAATTAAAGATTTTCTTTCTATATTGATTCAAAATAAAGCTGCCCTGGCAGGCGCCATCATTATTTTTGTTTACCTGTTAATGGCGGCATTTGCACCGCTGCTGGCTCCATATAGCCCATACGAAATTGATTTGGAAAATAAGCTGACTCCTCCATCTGCAGACCATTGGATGGGAACAGATGATAAAGGAAGAGATATTTTAAGCCGGATTCTTTATGGTTCCAGGCTATCAATGGGGGTTGGATTTGCTGCTGTGCTATTCGGAGCATTTTTCGGAATTATTTTTGGTCTTGTTGCAGGTTATTATGGCAAATGGGTTGACACCATTATCATGAGGATGATGGATGTTATGCTTGCATTCCCAGGGATTCTTCTTGCCCTAGCCATTATTGCAGCATTGGGTCCAAGTCTGATTAATGTGACCATAGCAGTAGGGGCTTTTTCGGTACCTTTATTTGCCAGGATTGTCCGCGGATCTACTTTAGAAGTAAAGCGCCTTGAGTATATTGATGCAATCCGATCGCTTGGCGCCTCTGATTTTGTCATTATTTTCAAGCATATTTTCCCGAACATTCTATCACCTATTATTGTTCAAGGGACTCTGCGTTTAGCTACTGCCATTCTATCAGCAGCTGGATTATCATTTCTTGGACTTGGTGCACAGCCGCCTTCTCCTGAATGGGGAACCATGCTCAGCAGCGGGAGGGATTTCTTATTCTCAGCACCATATATCGCTCTGTTCCCTGGTCTCGCTATTTCCATCCTCGTCCTTGGATTTAATATTTTTGGTGATGGCTTACGTGATGCTTTTGATCCTCGGATGAAAAAATAA
- a CDS encoding ABC transporter ATP-binding protein, translating into MKEINKPILEVKGLKTHFTTKRGVSKAVDGIDFTLHKGETLGIVGESGCGKSMTSLSILRLIPSPPGKIAGGSVLFKGRDLVTMPEDEMRKIRGNEISMIFQEPMTSLNPVIPVGEQIAEALRLHQKMGKKAAWDKSVEMLKMVGIPSPEKRAKQEPFQLSGGMRQRVMIAMALACTPEVLIADEPTTALDVTIQAQILELIKELQTKIGMGVIMITHDLGVVAETCDKVAVMYAGNIVEHASTEQIFAAPKHPYTQGLLNSLPKIHEDQEELITIDGSVPSPYNMPAGCRFASRCPYAEDICAAQQPDLVAYSDDSKVSCWKYTDKWTGKREKEGVV; encoded by the coding sequence ATGAAAGAAATAAACAAGCCAATACTTGAAGTAAAAGGGTTAAAAACCCATTTCACAACAAAGCGGGGAGTCAGCAAAGCGGTTGATGGCATCGATTTTACACTGCATAAGGGGGAAACGCTGGGAATTGTAGGTGAATCCGGATGCGGGAAAAGTATGACCTCCCTCTCCATTCTCCGCCTTATTCCTTCTCCTCCGGGAAAAATTGCCGGGGGTTCCGTTCTTTTTAAAGGAAGAGATTTAGTAACAATGCCAGAGGATGAAATGAGAAAAATTCGAGGGAATGAAATATCCATGATTTTTCAGGAGCCGATGACATCCTTAAATCCAGTAATCCCGGTTGGAGAGCAAATTGCAGAAGCTTTAAGGCTGCACCAAAAGATGGGGAAAAAAGCTGCATGGGATAAATCAGTTGAAATGCTGAAGATGGTTGGAATCCCCTCTCCTGAAAAAAGGGCGAAACAAGAGCCATTCCAATTGAGCGGCGGGATGCGCCAGCGTGTCATGATTGCTATGGCTCTTGCATGTACACCTGAGGTATTAATAGCAGATGAGCCAACGACTGCCTTGGATGTTACGATTCAAGCACAAATACTGGAGCTGATAAAAGAGCTGCAAACAAAGATCGGAATGGGTGTTATCATGATTACCCACGATTTGGGAGTTGTGGCAGAAACTTGTGATAAGGTAGCCGTAATGTATGCCGGCAATATAGTCGAGCATGCTTCCACAGAGCAGATATTTGCTGCTCCAAAGCACCCGTATACCCAAGGTTTATTGAACTCATTGCCTAAAATACATGAAGATCAGGAAGAATTAATTACAATAGATGGCAGTGTCCCCAGCCCTTACAATATGCCTGCCGGATGCCGGTTCGCCTCTCGATGCCCTTATGCGGAAGATATATGTGCTGCTCAACAGCCTGATCTTGTTGCCTATTCTGATGATAGTAAAGTAAGCTGCTGGAAATACACCGACAAGTGGACTGGCAAAAGAGAGAAAGAAGGGGTTGTCTAA
- the nikB gene encoding nickel ABC transporter permease: MLMFILRRILQTIPVIIGVTFVVFFIMQLVPGDPAVLLAGEGASKETIEAIREQLGLNQPLYIQYFEYLTNVFKGDLGVSLKNSQPVLDEILVRLPITIELAFFSIIITIVLGMAAGIISAVKPYSLTDVSVMLVALLGISLPSFWFGLMLMYFFSVKLQILPVAGWDSLLHVILPAVTLGAGGAAIVARMTRSSMLEVIRQDYIRTARAKGLRERIIISKHALRNALIPVITVVGLQFGALLGGTVLVESIFAINGLGRMIVDAIRMRDLPMVQGGVLFASLIFVVVNLFVDVFYRFFNKRIELN, encoded by the coding sequence ATGCTGATGTTTATATTACGCCGGATTTTACAAACCATCCCGGTCATTATTGGAGTTACTTTTGTTGTCTTCTTCATTATGCAGCTCGTTCCAGGTGATCCTGCAGTACTTCTTGCTGGTGAAGGCGCTTCAAAAGAAACAATTGAAGCTATTCGTGAACAGCTTGGATTAAACCAGCCTTTATATATCCAATACTTCGAATACTTAACGAATGTGTTTAAGGGGGATTTAGGCGTCTCCTTAAAAAACAGCCAGCCTGTTCTTGATGAAATATTGGTAAGACTGCCAATTACGATTGAACTCGCCTTCTTTAGCATCATTATCACAATCGTGCTGGGAATGGCAGCAGGTATTATTTCAGCTGTTAAGCCTTATTCTTTGACCGATGTCAGCGTCATGCTTGTTGCACTCTTAGGCATTTCACTTCCAAGCTTCTGGTTTGGTCTCATGCTTATGTATTTCTTCTCTGTTAAGCTTCAAATTTTGCCTGTTGCAGGATGGGACAGTCTGCTCCATGTCATCTTGCCGGCTGTTACTCTTGGAGCAGGCGGTGCAGCAATTGTCGCAAGGATGACCAGGTCGAGCATGCTGGAAGTTATTCGCCAGGATTATATTCGAACAGCACGTGCAAAAGGGCTTCGCGAGCGAATCATTATTTCTAAACATGCATTAAGAAATGCACTGATCCCAGTGATTACGGTTGTAGGACTTCAGTTTGGCGCACTCCTTGGCGGTACAGTATTGGTGGAATCGATCTTTGCTATTAATGGACTTGGAAGAATGATTGTCGATGCAATTCGAATGCGAGATCTGCCAATGGTCCAGGGAGGAGTTCTATTTGCCTCACTTATTTTCGTAGTTGTGAATTTATTTGTAGATGTCTTTTATCGGTTCTTCAATAAACGCATTGAGCTAAATTAA
- a CDS encoding sensor histidine kinase, translated as MLPIESFSIYIMFCVLVPLAGAFTLLFLFVFEKRIDLLEKQKREIALESELQTALYNQLNQEIQPHFFFNTLNSILALARLDRKEELIRSIETLSKLLKFKYRTLNNFISIEDELTYVNYYLEIQKTRFRDRLHYEIQLDNHVNKAIIIPFLIQTLVENAFKHAFERHIGEALLKIKVIKIESSIHVSVWNNSIERYETGPLDGGVGLENIKRRLELLFPHDETSVQLKDQGDGTAVLAIFPHVILSEKLEGERMQ; from the coding sequence ATGCTGCCTATTGAATCATTCTCCATATACATTATGTTTTGTGTTCTGGTTCCACTGGCAGGAGCCTTTACCCTGCTATTTTTATTTGTTTTTGAAAAAAGAATTGATTTACTTGAGAAGCAAAAAAGAGAAATAGCGCTGGAAAGTGAATTACAGACAGCTTTATACAATCAATTAAACCAGGAAATCCAGCCGCATTTCTTTTTTAATACTCTAAACTCAATCCTGGCTCTAGCCAGGCTCGACCGCAAAGAAGAATTGATACGGTCCATTGAAACCCTTTCAAAACTCCTGAAATTTAAATATCGGACTTTAAATAACTTTATTTCCATTGAAGATGAACTTACTTATGTTAATTACTATCTGGAGATACAAAAAACTAGATTTAGAGATCGTCTTCATTATGAAATTCAATTGGATAACCATGTGAATAAAGCCATTATCATACCCTTTTTAATACAAACTCTTGTGGAAAATGCTTTTAAGCATGCCTTTGAAAGACATATTGGCGAGGCTTTATTAAAAATAAAAGTAATAAAGATCGAATCATCCATTCATGTTTCAGTGTGGAACAATTCCATAGAGCGCTATGAAACAGGCCCCCTGGATGGCGGGGTGGGGCTGGAGAATATAAAAAGAAGACTTGAGCTATTATTCCCCCATGATGAAACTTCTGTTCAATTAAAAGACCAGGGGGACGGAACAGCTGTTTTGGCAATATTCCCCCACGTTATTTTGTCAGAAAAATTGGAAGGAGAAAGGATGCAATGA